In one Trichosurus vulpecula isolate mTriVul1 chromosome 8, mTriVul1.pri, whole genome shotgun sequence genomic region, the following are encoded:
- the LOC118829585 gene encoding pancreatic triacylglycerol lipase-like, protein MLLIWTLSLLLGTVAGSEVCYSRVGCFTDDEPWGGTAQRPFKVLPSSPEDIDTRFLLYTNENPNNYQEILPDNVAAVKNSNFNTNRITHFIVHGFLDEGEEDWLTNMCASVVWSYKVTVTLSGTKVTGKILVSLFGSNGNSRQYEIYNGSLQPDATHSNEIDSDFDVGTLEKVKFLWDNNLINLTRPTLGASTITVQTSDGETYNFCSSDTVKEEVLLTLNAC, encoded by the exons ATGCTGCTCATTTGGACACTGTCTCTGCTACTGGGCACAGTGGCAG GAAGTGAAGTCTGCTATTCAAGAGTGGGATGCTTTACAGATGATGAGCCATGGGGTGGCACTGCACAAAGACCTTTCAAAGTGCTCCCCTCGTCTCCAGAAGACATCGACACCCGTTTCCTTCTGTATACCAATGAAAACCCAAACAACTACCAG GAAATTCTTCCAGATAATGTGGCAGCTGTCAAGAACTCTAATTTCAACACGAATAGAATAACTCACTTTATTGTTCACGGCTTCCTAGACGAAGGGGAAGAAGACTGGCTGACAAACATGTGCGCG tCTGTAGTTTGGAGCTATAAGGTAACTGTCACATTGTCTGGAACCAAGGTTACTGGAAAAATACTAGTATCTTTGTTTGGAAGTAATGGAAACAGCAGGCAATATGAAATTTACAA TGGGAGTCTACAACCAGATGCTACACACAGTAATGAGATTGATTCAGATTTTGATGTTGGAACCCTTGAAAAAGTTAAATTTCTTTGGGACAACAATTTGATCAATCTAACCCGGCCCACACTAGGAGCATCCACGATCACTGTACAAACTTCAGATGGAGAAAC gtATAATTTCTGTAGCAGTGATACTGTAAAAGAAGAAGTTCTACTAACTCTCAATGCTTGCTAA